One window from the genome of Bradyrhizobium xenonodulans encodes:
- a CDS encoding indolepyruvate ferredoxin oxidoreductase family protein, with amino-acid sequence MTLLQVELDDKYRLESKRIFLSGTQALVRLPMLQRERDRLQGLNTGGFISGYRGSPLGMYDHALWRAKSHLQQHDIAFVPGLNEDLAATAVWGSQQVGLFPGAKVDGVFGIWYGKGPGVDRSVDALKHANAAGTSLNGGVLALAGDDHGCQSSTLAHQSEQVFAAALIPVINPATLQDYLDLGLYGFALSRFSGCWVGFKAISETVESSASIDSDPERIKIVVPDDFEMPPGGLNIRWPDPPLDAEKRLFGPKMQAVQAFARANQLDRIVLDSKPARLGIVATGKAYLDLRQALADLGITDKDAQDLGLRIYKVALTWPLEESGAKRFAEGLQDVLVVEEKRGFIEDQLMRILYNIDASRRPTVTGKRDERGAPLLPSEGELTPTIVAGALVARLRKLGHHSPVLEQRLARLEAFDNPVTATTQIKLARTPFFCSGCPHNTSTRVPEGSRAMAGIGCHGMALSMTTRRTDLISHMGAEGVNWIGQSPFTTEQHIFQNLGDGTYTHSGLLALRAASAAGINITYKILYNDAVAMTGGQPAEGAFNVAQIAHQVWAEGVKRLAIVSDDPGKYPEGNYFPQGATIHHRRELDAVQRELRDIKGLTVVIYDQTCAAEKRRRRKRGLYPDPAKRAFINELVCEGCGDCSQASNCVSVQPLETEFGRKRQIDQSNCNKDFSCVEGFCPSFVTVHGGSLKRMKTSAVDSGQLFADLPLPPTRELEAPYNILVTGIGGTGVITIGALLGMAAHVDGRGCSALDFTGLSQKNGAVMSHVRIAQRPEDIAAVRITTGGADVILGCDMIVSAGPAALSRAERGVTKAYINADLQPTASFVQNPDLDFEMGTMQTVLRDAVGDKNLDIIDATGIASALMGDSIATNPFMLGFAFQKGAIPLSLEALLRAIEINGAAIEMNKLAFSWGRLAAHDMSRVRSVLQFRSRASAPTKSLEDIIATRAEFLTSYQDKAYADRYLAAVAKARRAEAAASPASTELTEAVAKNLFKLMSYKDEYEVARLYTDGSFAKKVSEKFDGDFTLKYHLAPPIFAKRDKTTGHLQKKEFGGWMIHGFRLLARLKFLRGGTFDPFGRTEERRTERKLVADYLGMIDQRIAGLTAEQLPLLARLARVPETIRGFGHIKEANIKLAAAQTARLEAELENSRFAAAAE; translated from the coding sequence ATGACGCTGTTGCAGGTCGAGCTGGATGATAAATACCGGCTCGAATCGAAGCGGATCTTCCTGTCCGGCACGCAGGCTCTGGTCCGCTTGCCCATGTTGCAGCGCGAACGCGACCGGCTCCAGGGGCTCAACACCGGCGGCTTCATCTCCGGCTATCGCGGTTCCCCGCTCGGCATGTACGACCACGCGCTGTGGCGGGCGAAGTCGCACCTCCAGCAGCACGACATCGCCTTCGTCCCCGGCCTGAACGAGGATCTGGCCGCGACTGCCGTCTGGGGCAGCCAGCAGGTCGGCCTGTTTCCCGGCGCCAAGGTCGATGGTGTGTTCGGCATCTGGTATGGCAAGGGCCCTGGCGTCGACCGCTCGGTCGATGCGCTCAAGCATGCCAACGCGGCCGGCACCTCGCTCAACGGTGGCGTGCTGGCGCTTGCCGGCGACGACCATGGCTGCCAGTCCTCGACCCTGGCGCACCAGAGCGAGCAGGTGTTCGCGGCGGCGCTGATCCCCGTGATCAATCCGGCCACGCTGCAAGACTATCTCGACCTCGGCCTCTATGGCTTCGCACTCTCGCGCTTCTCCGGCTGCTGGGTCGGCTTCAAGGCGATCAGCGAGACGGTGGAGAGTTCGGCCTCGATCGACAGCGACCCTGAACGTATCAAGATCGTGGTCCCCGACGATTTCGAGATGCCGCCCGGCGGCCTCAACATCCGCTGGCCGGATCCGCCGCTGGACGCCGAGAAGCGTCTGTTCGGCCCGAAGATGCAAGCCGTGCAGGCCTTCGCCCGCGCCAACCAGCTCGACCGCATCGTGCTCGATTCCAAGCCGGCCCGACTCGGCATCGTCGCGACCGGCAAGGCCTATCTCGACCTGCGCCAGGCGCTCGCCGATCTCGGGATCACCGACAAGGATGCGCAGGATCTGGGCTTGCGCATCTACAAGGTCGCACTGACCTGGCCACTGGAGGAAAGCGGCGCGAAGCGGTTCGCCGAAGGGCTTCAGGACGTTCTGGTGGTCGAGGAGAAGCGCGGCTTCATCGAAGACCAGCTCATGCGCATCCTCTACAATATCGATGCGTCCAGGCGCCCGACCGTCACCGGCAAGCGTGACGAGCGCGGCGCTCCGCTCTTGCCGAGCGAAGGCGAGCTGACGCCGACCATCGTTGCCGGCGCGCTGGTGGCGAGGCTGCGCAAGCTCGGCCATCACAGCCCGGTGCTGGAGCAGCGCCTCGCCCGGCTCGAAGCGTTCGACAATCCCGTCACCGCCACCACGCAGATCAAGCTCGCGCGCACGCCGTTCTTCTGCTCGGGCTGCCCGCACAACACCTCGACGCGCGTGCCGGAGGGCAGCCGCGCCATGGCCGGCATCGGCTGCCACGGCATGGCCCTGAGCATGACGACCCGCCGCACCGATCTGATCTCGCATATGGGCGCCGAGGGCGTGAACTGGATCGGCCAGTCGCCGTTCACCACCGAGCAGCACATCTTCCAGAATCTCGGTGACGGCACCTACACCCATTCCGGGCTTCTTGCCCTTCGCGCGGCATCTGCCGCCGGCATCAACATCACCTACAAGATCCTCTACAACGACGCCGTCGCCATGACCGGCGGCCAGCCGGCCGAAGGCGCCTTCAACGTCGCGCAGATCGCACACCAGGTCTGGGCCGAAGGCGTCAAGCGGCTCGCGATCGTCTCCGACGATCCCGGTAAATACCCTGAAGGCAATTACTTCCCGCAAGGCGCGACCATCCATCACCGCCGCGAGCTCGATGCCGTGCAGCGCGAGCTGCGCGACATCAAGGGCCTGACCGTCGTCATCTACGACCAGACCTGCGCCGCGGAGAAGCGCCGCCGCCGCAAGCGCGGGCTCTATCCCGATCCGGCCAAGCGCGCGTTCATCAACGAGCTCGTCTGCGAAGGCTGCGGCGATTGCTCTCAGGCCTCCAACTGCGTCTCTGTGCAGCCGCTGGAGACCGAGTTCGGCCGCAAGCGGCAGATCGACCAGTCGAACTGCAACAAGGACTTTTCCTGCGTCGAGGGCTTTTGCCCGAGTTTTGTCACCGTGCATGGCGGCAGCCTGAAGCGCATGAAGACCTCGGCGGTCGATTCCGGTCAATTGTTCGCCGACCTGCCGCTGCCGCCGACCCGCGAGCTGGAGGCGCCGTACAACATCCTCGTCACCGGCATCGGCGGCACCGGCGTCATCACCATCGGCGCCCTGCTCGGCATGGCCGCCCATGTCGACGGTCGCGGCTGCTCGGCGCTCGACTTCACCGGCCTGTCGCAGAAGAACGGCGCGGTGATGAGCCATGTCCGCATCGCGCAGAGACCGGAAGACATCGCGGCGGTCCGGATCACCACCGGTGGCGCCGACGTCATTCTCGGCTGCGACATGATCGTCTCGGCCGGCCCCGCCGCGCTGAGCCGCGCCGAGCGCGGGGTAACAAAAGCCTATATCAACGCTGACCTGCAGCCGACCGCGAGCTTCGTGCAGAACCCCGACCTCGATTTCGAGATGGGCACGATGCAGACCGTGCTGCGCGACGCCGTCGGCGACAAGAACCTCGACATCATCGACGCGACGGGCATCGCCTCGGCACTGATGGGCGACAGCATCGCGACCAATCCCTTCATGCTCGGCTTCGCCTTCCAGAAGGGCGCGATCCCGCTGTCGCTGGAGGCGCTGCTGCGCGCCATCGAGATCAACGGCGCCGCGATCGAGATGAACAAGCTCGCCTTCAGCTGGGGCCGCCTCGCCGCCCACGACATGTCTAGGGTGCGCAGCGTGCTCCAGTTCAGGAGCCGGGCCTCCGCGCCGACGAAATCGCTCGAAGATATCATCGCGACCCGCGCGGAGTTCTTGACCAGCTATCAGGACAAGGCCTACGCCGACCGCTACCTCGCGGCCGTCGCCAAGGCGCGCAGGGCGGAGGCGGCCGCCTCGCCCGCGTCCACGGAGCTGACCGAGGCGGTCGCGAAAAACCTGTTCAAGCTGATGTCCTACAAGGACGAGTACGAGGTCGCCCGGCTCTACACCGACGGCAGCTTTGCCAAGAAGGTATCCGAGAAATTCGACGGCGATTTCACGCTGAAGTACCACCTCGCGCCGCCGATTTTCGCAAAGCGCGACAAGACGACCGGACATCTCCAAAAGAAGGAGTTCGGCGGCTGGATGATCCACGGCTTCCGCCTGCTGGCAAGACTCAAGTTCCTGCGCGGCGGCACGTTCGACCCCTTCGGCCGCACCGAGGAGCGACGGACCGAACGCAAGCTGGTCGCGGATTATCTCGGCATGATCGACCAGCGCATCGCCGGACTGACCGCGGAGCAGCTTCCGTTGCTGGCGCGGCTCGCACGCGTGCCCGAGACGATCCGCGGCTTCGGGCATATCAAGGAAGCCAACATCAAGCTCGCAGCAGCCCAGACGGCGCGGCTGGAAGCGGAGCTGGAAAACAGCCGTTTTGCGGCTGCGGCGGAGTAA